Proteins encoded in a region of the Suncus etruscus isolate mSunEtr1 chromosome 1, mSunEtr1.pri.cur, whole genome shotgun sequence genome:
- the LOC126011568 gene encoding olfactory receptor 13: protein MGGNMTFITEFTLLGFPLDPKVQVFLFGIFSLCYAFTLLGNGVILGLISLDSRLHTPMYFFLSHLAIVDIAYACNTVPQMLVNLLDPTKPISFVGCLAQTFLFLTFAITECLLLVAMSYDRYVAICHPLRYSVIMSWRVCNFLALASWTFGMLLSLVHLVLLLPLPFCKSQKINHFFCEIMAVLKLACADTHINEIMVLAGATSVLVGPFSFIVISYMCILCAILRIQTGEGQRKAFSTCSSHLCVVGLFYGTAIIMYVGPRYGNPKEQKKYLLLFHSLFNPMLNPLIYSLRNSEVKNALKRVLRRESTL from the coding sequence ATGGGAGGAAATATGACATTTATTACAGAGTTTACACTATTGGGATTTCCCCTTGACCCAAAAGTTCAAGTGTTTCTCTTTGGAATATTCTCATTGTGCTATGCCTTCACCCTGCTGGGAAATGGGGTCATCCTGGGACTTATATCTCTGGACTCTAGACTAcacacccccatgtacttctttctttcccatctgGCCATTGTTGACATAGCCTATGCCTGCAACACCGTACCCCAGATGCTGGTAAACCTCCTGGATCCAACCAAGCCCATCTCTTTTGTTGGCTGCCTGGCACAAACTTTTCTCTTTCTAACATTTGCTATCACAGAATGTCTTCTCCTGGTAGCGATGTCCTATGATCGGTATGTGGCCATCTGTCACCCTCTCCGATATTCTGTCATCATGAGCTGGAGAGTCTGTAATTTCCTGGCCTTGGCCTCCTGGACCTTTGGAATGCTTTTATCTTTGGTTCATCTAGTGTTACTTCTCCCTTTACCCTTCTGTAAATCTCAGAAAATCAatcactttttttgtgaaattatgGCTGTTCTCAAACTTGCCTGTGCAGACACTCACATCAATGAGATTATGGTATTGGCTGGAGCAACTTCTGTGCTTGTGGGACCCTTTTCCTTCATTGTAATCTCATATATGTGCATTCTCTGTGCCATCCTTAGGATACAAACAGGAGAAGGTCAAAGAAAAGCCTTCTCCACCTGCTCATCCCATCTCTGTGTTGTTGGACTCTTTTATGGAACTGCCATTATTATGTATGTTGGGCCCAGATATGGGAAcccaaaagagcaaaagaaatatCTGCTCTTGTTTCATAGTTTATTTAATCCCATGCTTAATCCTCTAATTTACAGTTTGAGAAACTCAGAAGTGAAGAATGCCTTGAAGCGAGTTCTGCGGAGAGAGAGTACTTTATGA